In Hahella sp. KA22, one genomic interval encodes:
- a CDS encoding sirohydrochlorin chelatase: MSNSDKPAILFVGHGSRDNEAVEQFHQLTKHFRERFPDRLCATGFLEFARPVIADGVDELVKQGATRISAIPGMLMAAGHAKNDIPSELNTLQREFEGVSINYGAELGVNPNMLRAARDRIEEAEPEFGEGYSRQDTLLVVVGRGASDPDANSNISKITRMLEEGMGFGWAITCYSGVTTPLVPDALKRAHGLGFKQVIVFPYFLFTGRLVKKIYDWADSYQSEYPDVKVVKAPYLNDHPLILDTFADRLEEIEKGSPNMNCQMCQYRVQIVGNEHKVGLPQEGHHHHVRGIGTDGDHSHHHHHHDHHHSHGHHGHHHSHDHDHSHDQEEAKS; this comes from the coding sequence ATGTCTAACAGCGATAAACCCGCCATCTTATTCGTCGGGCACGGTTCTCGCGATAACGAAGCCGTGGAGCAGTTTCATCAGCTGACCAAACATTTTCGCGAACGCTTTCCGGACCGCCTTTGCGCCACCGGTTTTCTGGAGTTCGCCCGCCCGGTCATCGCCGACGGCGTGGATGAACTGGTGAAGCAGGGCGCCACCCGCATCAGCGCCATTCCCGGCATGCTGATGGCGGCGGGCCACGCCAAGAACGACATTCCCAGCGAGCTCAACACCCTGCAAAGAGAGTTCGAAGGCGTCAGCATCAACTACGGCGCCGAGCTGGGGGTTAACCCCAATATGCTGCGCGCCGCCCGCGACCGCATTGAGGAGGCGGAGCCGGAGTTTGGCGAGGGTTACTCCCGTCAGGACACCCTGCTGGTGGTGGTGGGACGCGGCGCCTCCGACCCAGACGCCAACTCCAATATCAGCAAAATCACGCGCATGCTGGAGGAAGGCATGGGCTTCGGCTGGGCCATCACCTGCTACAGCGGCGTCACCACGCCGCTGGTTCCCGATGCGTTGAAGCGCGCCCACGGGCTGGGCTTCAAACAGGTCATCGTTTTTCCCTACTTCCTGTTTACCGGACGTCTGGTGAAAAAAATTTACGACTGGGCGGACAGCTATCAGTCCGAATATCCCGACGTAAAAGTGGTGAAAGCGCCTTACCTCAATGACCACCCGCTGATTCTCGACACCTTCGCCGATCGCCTGGAAGAGATCGAAAAGGGCAGCCCCAATATGAATTGCCAGATGTGTCAGTACCGGGTGCAGATCGTCGGCAACGAGCACAAGGTGGGTCTGCCGCAGGAAGGCCATCATCACCATGTGCGCGGCATCGGCACCGATGGCGATCACAGTCATCACCACCATCATCATGACCACCATCACAGTCATGGACATCATGGCCATCACCACAGTCATGATCACGATCACAGCCACGACCAAGAAGAGGCGAAATCCTGA
- a CDS encoding cobyrinate a,c-diamide synthase, with the protein MQARCPTLFISAMASGQGKTTVTAALARYHRNQGRKVRVFKTGPDYLDPQILQIASGAPVEPLDLWMAGEEYCRDQLYRAAREADLILIEGAMGLLDGEPSSADLAARFNLPVAVVINAKGMAQTTAAVAYGLANYRRDFQCVGIIANALGSERHLSLIAESLPSQVPLLAGIFRDDAIALPERHLGLVQPYEQQGLEQRLDQAAAAIAHTPLANLPAAARFKPALRPAVRPMLAGVRIAVARDAAFSFIYAANLRLLQEMGAEVLFFSPLEDSEPPPADALWLPGGYPELHAERLSANQAMKAALKRFYMDGRPMLAECGGMLYAQETLTDQQDRIFAMAGLIPGAGEMRAKRGCQGMQTAPLPEGDVRAHAHHHSRSHGTRPPIAYGRRQRHPAPGEIIVRSKGLTATYLHLFFPSNPSAVANLFRPGATEA; encoded by the coding sequence ATGCAGGCCCGTTGTCCCACTCTGTTTATTTCCGCCATGGCTTCCGGCCAGGGTAAAACCACCGTCACCGCCGCCCTGGCGCGTTATCATCGCAACCAGGGTCGCAAAGTGCGTGTCTTCAAGACCGGTCCGGACTACCTCGATCCGCAGATTTTGCAGATCGCTTCCGGCGCGCCGGTGGAACCATTGGACCTGTGGATGGCGGGTGAGGAATATTGTCGCGACCAGCTCTATCGCGCCGCCCGCGAAGCGGACCTGATCCTGATCGAAGGCGCTATGGGTTTGCTGGACGGCGAGCCCAGCAGCGCGGATCTCGCCGCCCGCTTCAATCTCCCCGTCGCCGTCGTGATCAACGCCAAAGGTATGGCGCAGACCACCGCCGCAGTGGCCTATGGACTCGCCAATTACCGACGCGATTTTCAGTGCGTGGGCATTATCGCCAACGCCCTCGGCAGCGAGCGTCACCTGTCGCTTATCGCTGAGAGCCTGCCCTCGCAGGTTCCTTTGTTGGCCGGAATATTTCGCGATGACGCCATCGCCCTGCCGGAGCGGCATCTGGGTCTGGTGCAACCTTATGAACAGCAAGGGCTGGAGCAGCGCCTGGATCAGGCCGCCGCCGCCATCGCCCACACTCCGCTGGCCAATTTGCCCGCCGCCGCCAGGTTCAAACCCGCGCTGCGACCCGCTGTCAGACCCATGCTCGCAGGAGTGCGCATCGCCGTCGCCCGCGATGCGGCGTTCAGTTTTATCTACGCCGCCAACCTGCGTCTGTTGCAGGAGATGGGCGCGGAGGTTCTGTTCTTCTCTCCCCTTGAGGACAGCGAGCCGCCGCCTGCGGATGCGCTGTGGCTGCCCGGCGGCTATCCGGAACTCCATGCCGAGCGCCTGTCCGCCAATCAGGCTATGAAAGCGGCGTTGAAACGTTTTTATATGGACGGTCGTCCGATGCTCGCGGAATGCGGCGGCATGCTGTATGCGCAGGAAACGCTCACCGATCAGCAGGATCGAATTTTCGCCATGGCCGGACTGATTCCCGGCGCGGGGGAGATGCGCGCCAAACGCGGTTGCCAGGGCATGCAGACGGCGCCGCTGCCGGAAGGCGACGTGCGCGCTCACGCCCATCATCACTCCCGCAGCCATGGAACCCGGCCGCCCATCGCCTATGGCCGCCGTCAGCGTCATCCCGCTCCCGGCGAGATCATCGTGCGCAGCAAGGGCCTGACCGCCACCTATTTGCACCTGTTCTTCCCTTCCAATCCCAGCGCCGTGGCCAACCTGTTCCGGCCGGGCGCTACGGAAGCCTGA
- a CDS encoding precorrin-8X methylmutase: protein MHFDYEKDPLAIEQESFRQIRELTDLTSLTQDEAQVAMRLIHSCGDPQIMTQLRFTSGAVDAGLAAIRAGAPVLCDVEMVRHGLTKRMLETPAHCFLNAPETPDLAKARGETRCMAALELWRPLLADSVVLIGNAPTALFRLLEMVRDGAPRPALVIGMPVGFVGAAESKDALWRHCGELGLQAIVLLGRQGGSALTASAFNALLRISRGIYF from the coding sequence ATGCACTTCGACTACGAAAAAGATCCTCTGGCTATTGAGCAGGAAAGTTTCCGTCAGATTCGTGAGCTGACTGACCTGACCTCACTGACTCAGGACGAAGCCCAGGTGGCGATGCGTCTGATCCACAGTTGCGGCGATCCGCAGATCATGACGCAACTGCGCTTTACGTCAGGGGCGGTGGACGCCGGACTCGCCGCTATTCGCGCTGGCGCGCCGGTGTTATGCGATGTGGAAATGGTCCGTCACGGCCTCACCAAACGCATGTTGGAAACACCCGCCCACTGCTTTTTGAATGCGCCGGAAACGCCGGATTTGGCCAAGGCTCGTGGCGAAACCCGCTGCATGGCGGCGTTGGAGTTATGGCGTCCTCTGCTGGCGGATAGCGTCGTGCTGATCGGCAACGCGCCTACCGCCTTGTTCCGCTTGCTGGAAATGGTGCGCGACGGCGCTCCCAGACCGGCGCTGGTCATCGGCATGCCGGTGGGCTTTGTGGGCGCGGCGGAATCGAAGGACGCGCTCTGGCGTCACTGCGGCGAACTTGGTTTGCAAGCGATCGTTTTACTGGGTCGACAGGGCGGCAGCGCCCTCACTGCCTCCGCCTTCAACGCGTTATTGCGCATCAGCCGGGGAATCTATTTCTGA
- the cbiE gene encoding precorrin-6y C5,15-methyltransferase (decarboxylating) subunit CbiE, with amino-acid sequence MHQSALHHPLVHVISLGVGERALLSDPAQDALRRADLIIGSERQLHTVASYPSQGRTAPLPSPFSRLQELLSRDSGQEIVLLASGDALFFGVGNWLNRNFPPSQLRFYPQISSVQAACHEVGLDEHDMQVISLHGRPFASLRAQLRNRRRYALLTDQHSHPQAIAQALQAWGMRDSTLWVCEQLGYPEQRIRKFSVAELLASPPDVHALHVTLLQTAGPGGVLPEFPGMADQDFHTDGEPGKGMLSKREVRLCILSLLQPCAEDIGWDVGAGCGGVAVEWARWNPRGQVYAIERHEERLRQLQRNREHFGVVRNLHVVAGRAPDALADLPRPSVVFIGGSDGEMDTLLRHCWEQLPPGGRLVASAVTEDSKSRLQQFQAHIQDGDAEWTQIAVSRGETLAGQLLMRPQLPVTLVKFSKRTFSS; translated from the coding sequence ATGCATCAGTCCGCCTTGCACCACCCTTTGGTGCATGTCATCAGCCTGGGAGTGGGCGAACGCGCGCTGTTAAGCGACCCGGCCCAGGATGCCTTGCGTCGCGCCGATCTAATCATTGGCTCGGAGCGACAGTTGCACACCGTGGCCAGCTACCCGTCCCAAGGCCGCACTGCGCCGCTGCCTTCGCCCTTCAGCAGATTGCAGGAACTGTTAAGCCGCGATAGCGGACAGGAAATTGTGCTGCTGGCGTCCGGCGACGCCCTGTTTTTCGGCGTCGGCAACTGGCTCAACCGCAATTTCCCGCCATCGCAACTGCGCTTCTATCCGCAGATTTCCAGCGTCCAGGCCGCCTGTCATGAGGTGGGACTGGATGAACATGACATGCAGGTGATCAGTCTGCACGGTCGCCCTTTCGCCAGCCTGCGCGCCCAGCTGCGCAACCGCCGCCGCTATGCGCTGCTGACGGACCAGCACAGTCATCCTCAGGCGATCGCCCAGGCCTTGCAGGCATGGGGGATGCGGGATTCGACGCTGTGGGTGTGCGAGCAACTGGGCTACCCCGAACAACGCATTCGCAAGTTTTCCGTTGCGGAACTGCTCGCTTCACCACCGGACGTCCACGCCCTGCATGTGACGCTGTTGCAGACTGCCGGGCCAGGCGGCGTCCTGCCTGAATTTCCCGGCATGGCGGACCAGGATTTCCATACTGACGGCGAGCCCGGCAAAGGCATGCTCAGCAAGCGTGAAGTGCGTCTGTGCATCCTGTCTTTGCTACAGCCTTGCGCTGAGGATATCGGCTGGGACGTCGGCGCCGGTTGCGGCGGCGTGGCGGTGGAGTGGGCGCGCTGGAATCCGCGGGGACAGGTGTACGCCATCGAGCGCCACGAAGAGCGCTTGCGCCAGTTGCAGCGCAACCGCGAACATTTCGGCGTCGTGCGCAACCTGCACGTGGTCGCGGGCCGGGCGCCGGACGCATTGGCGGACCTGCCCCGCCCCAGCGTCGTGTTTATCGGCGGCAGCGACGGCGAGATGGATACGCTGCTGCGCCACTGCTGGGAACAACTTCCCCCTGGCGGACGCCTGGTGGCCAGCGCGGTCACCGAGGACAGCAAAAGCCGCCTGCAACAGTTTCAGGCGCACATACAGGACGGCGACGCCGAATGGACGCAGATCGCCGTCAGCCGAGGGGAAACCTTGGCGGGACAATTATTGATGCGGCCGCAATTGCCGGTCACGTTGGTCAAGTTCAGCAAACGGACATTTTCTTCATGA
- a CDS encoding cobalt-precorrin-5B (C(1))-methyltransferase yields the protein MWRESPERQQPLRTGLTTGTCATACALAAARLLLTGKSCDECEVTLPKGKKVRLPIAECRRLDLHSAYAVTVKDAGDDPDVTHGARVFVIASLGTGAGEVRFSAADGVGTVTRDGLSLAVGEPAINPTPRRMIREHLLELADECAYNGAFDVAVGVENGAALAQKTMNPRLGIVGGLSILGTTGIVRPFSCSAYIASIHQGVDVARANGYQHIAACTGNASEDYARRQYGLSDMALIEMGDFAGALLKYLRRSPLRRLTIVGGFGKISKLACGHLDLHSKASEIDLGFIADAAESLGAAPDVLAAMRAANTSIEALRLAGDLPLGDLICRRAWEKAAYTMHNSMQLEVVAIDRQGLPVGAYAGEDL from the coding sequence ATGTGGCGGGAGAGCCCCGAACGCCAGCAGCCGTTGCGCACAGGCCTGACCACCGGGACCTGCGCCACCGCCTGCGCTCTCGCCGCCGCCCGCCTGCTGCTGACCGGAAAATCCTGTGACGAATGCGAAGTCACTTTGCCGAAAGGCAAGAAAGTACGTCTGCCCATCGCCGAGTGCCGCCGCCTCGACCTGCACAGCGCTTACGCCGTGACCGTTAAGGACGCCGGCGACGATCCTGACGTCACCCATGGCGCGCGGGTGTTCGTCATCGCCAGCCTGGGAACCGGCGCAGGAGAAGTGCGCTTTTCCGCCGCCGACGGCGTCGGCACGGTCACCCGCGATGGTTTGTCTCTGGCGGTGGGCGAACCCGCTATCAACCCGACTCCGCGCCGCATGATTCGCGAACATCTGCTGGAACTGGCGGACGAGTGCGCCTACAACGGCGCCTTTGATGTAGCGGTCGGCGTGGAGAACGGCGCCGCCCTGGCGCAAAAAACCATGAACCCGCGTCTGGGCATCGTGGGCGGACTTTCCATCCTGGGAACCACCGGCATTGTGCGGCCGTTTTCCTGCTCCGCCTATATCGCCTCCATCCATCAGGGCGTGGACGTGGCCCGCGCCAACGGTTACCAGCACATCGCCGCCTGCACCGGCAACGCCAGCGAAGACTACGCGCGCCGTCAGTACGGCCTGTCGGACATGGCGTTGATCGAAATGGGCGACTTCGCCGGGGCCCTGTTGAAGTATCTGCGCCGCTCACCGCTGCGCCGGCTCACCATCGTGGGCGGCTTCGGCAAGATCAGCAAACTCGCCTGCGGACATCTGGACCTGCACAGCAAAGCCTCGGAAATAGACCTGGGCTTCATCGCCGACGCCGCCGAATCCCTGGGCGCCGCGCCGGACGTTTTAGCCGCCATGCGCGCCGCCAATACCAGTATCGAGGCGTTGCGTCTGGCCGGCGACCTGCCCCTGGGCGATCTGATCTGCCGTCGCGCCTGGGAAAAAGCCGCCTACACCATGCATAACAGCATGCAGTTGGAAGTGGTGGCGATTGATCGTCAGGGCCTGCCGGTGGGCGCCTACGCGGGAGAAGACTTATGA
- a CDS encoding ATP-binding protein: MDVAAPPALAAYPFAAVVGQQPLKTALLLAAINPHLGGVLISGPRGSAKSTLARGLADLLPEAADKFVTLPLGASEERLIGSIDLQQAMGERRVQFNPGLLAKAHGGVLYIDEVNLLPDPLVDALLDTAASGVNFVERDGLSHSHPAQFILIGTMNPDEGELRPQLQDRFGLAVTLDETYDVEQRMAIVERRLAFEQDREAYLAQWRDAQQDLQTRIAAARGRLSQVLCPSDIQRDIASQCLAAGVEGVRADICWRRAAIAHAAWSGRDEVSVEDVAATRSFALSHRANHQDTPPSSGGSPPSQGGGNTGGSGGSSSSSSGTSGDWGGMPPQLMAADKPVTPQLPEIPTPGSPSSRRDTQRSGAEQRQGAAPGRAQLNRQAPSSRPDWFATLVHPDNRGDGLREIRYQPRRQGRDTLNCVLLDTSASTLSQRALAQAKGVILGLARQAYLAREKLAVLAFGAQRTEWIIPCRRAPKDITALLNELPAGGGTPLRQALLHARQLLARQTRANPHLTCRTLLLTDGRSRDPLDDLTWDSPLWVVDTEQAAVKLNRCRQLAQRLGAAYAPLAAVRAALEH, encoded by the coding sequence ATGGACGTCGCCGCCCCGCCAGCTCTCGCCGCCTACCCATTCGCCGCGGTTGTCGGCCAGCAACCGCTAAAAACTGCGTTATTGCTCGCCGCCATCAATCCTCATCTGGGGGGCGTATTGATCAGCGGTCCGCGCGGCTCCGCCAAGTCGACGCTGGCGCGGGGACTGGCGGATTTATTGCCGGAGGCGGCGGACAAGTTCGTCACCCTGCCCCTGGGCGCGTCTGAAGAACGCCTGATCGGCAGCATTGACCTGCAACAGGCCATGGGCGAGCGACGCGTGCAGTTTAATCCCGGCCTGTTGGCCAAAGCTCACGGCGGCGTGCTTTATATCGATGAAGTCAATCTGCTGCCCGACCCCTTGGTGGACGCCCTGCTTGATACGGCGGCCTCGGGCGTGAACTTTGTCGAACGGGACGGCCTCAGTCACAGCCATCCGGCGCAGTTTATTCTGATCGGCACCATGAACCCGGATGAAGGCGAACTGCGACCGCAGTTACAGGACCGTTTCGGTCTCGCCGTCACTCTGGATGAAACCTACGACGTTGAACAGCGCATGGCTATCGTGGAGCGACGTCTGGCCTTCGAACAGGACCGCGAGGCCTATCTGGCGCAATGGCGCGACGCTCAGCAAGATCTGCAAACCCGCATCGCCGCCGCCCGCGGGCGCCTGTCACAGGTTCTCTGCCCTTCAGATATACAACGGGATATCGCCAGCCAATGCCTCGCCGCTGGCGTAGAAGGCGTGCGCGCGGATATTTGCTGGCGCCGCGCCGCCATCGCCCATGCCGCCTGGAGCGGACGCGACGAGGTCAGCGTGGAAGACGTGGCGGCGACCCGGTCGTTCGCGCTTAGCCATCGCGCCAATCACCAGGATACGCCGCCGTCTTCTGGCGGTTCGCCCCCCTCACAAGGCGGCGGGAATACAGGCGGCTCTGGGGGATCGTCGTCTTCGTCCTCTGGAACCTCCGGTGACTGGGGGGGCATGCCGCCGCAACTGATGGCGGCGGACAAGCCGGTGACGCCACAACTGCCCGAGATCCCAACGCCAGGTTCTCCGTCCTCTCGTCGCGACACACAGCGCAGCGGCGCGGAACAACGACAAGGCGCCGCCCCGGGTCGCGCGCAACTCAACCGGCAGGCGCCGTCCTCACGTCCGGACTGGTTCGCCACGCTCGTCCATCCCGACAACCGGGGCGACGGGTTGCGCGAAATACGTTATCAGCCCCGTCGCCAGGGTCGCGACACACTGAACTGCGTCTTGCTGGACACCTCCGCCTCCACTCTGAGCCAACGCGCGCTGGCGCAGGCGAAAGGGGTGATTCTGGGACTGGCGCGGCAAGCCTACCTGGCGCGGGAGAAACTGGCCGTACTGGCGTTTGGCGCGCAGCGCACGGAGTGGATCATCCCCTGCCGACGCGCCCCCAAAGATATCACCGCCCTGCTCAATGAACTTCCCGCTGGCGGCGGTACGCCGCTGCGACAGGCGCTGCTGCATGCGCGTCAGCTACTGGCGCGACAGACCCGCGCCAACCCGCATCTGACCTGCCGTACGTTGCTGCTGACTGACGGGCGCAGCCGCGATCCGCTGGACGACCTGACTTGGGATTCGCCCCTGTGGGTGGTGGATACCGAGCAGGCCGCCGTCAAACTCAATCGCTGCCGACAACTGGCGCAACGCCTCGGAGCCGCCTACGCCCCGCTGGCCGCTGTGCGCGCCGCCCTGGAACACTAA
- a CDS encoding CbtB domain-containing protein, with translation MQTKNLSLPLLASNNAALQLIGAMCFGGLILFAVGFLSMDAAHNAAHDTRHAFAFPCH, from the coding sequence ATGCAAACTAAAAATCTCTCTCTTCCATTGCTGGCTTCCAATAACGCAGCGCTACAACTTATCGGCGCCATGTGCTTCGGCGGACTGATTCTGTTCGCAGTGGGCTTTCTGTCCATGGATGCGGCTCACAACGCCGCTCACGACACCCGGCACGCGTTTGCTTTCCCCTGTCACTAA
- a CDS encoding precorrin-6A/cobalt-precorrin-6A reductase → MTLLILGGVRDAKLCADRLHAQGVPLVYSLAGLLERHEAPYPIISGGFARFGEDSVSGLANYLRDHQITAVADLTHPYAATISSSAVRAARLREIPCWRFQRPPWRPGPQDRWIETDGGDDLLHRLEDYRRPFFTLGRSAFPLLAQAESLGLPAEQRWLIRSALPAPGTLASRNNIDFIQARGPFALQEERNLFDAFGVDALVCKNSGGAATEAKLQVAAERGLPVFMLRRPPTPRATREFDDLERFIEHCAAMTLPLGPLDQTYNKHSDSGPSCARDSTREENDHV, encoded by the coding sequence ATGACTTTGCTGATACTTGGCGGCGTACGTGACGCCAAACTCTGCGCAGACCGACTGCACGCTCAGGGCGTTCCGCTGGTTTACAGCCTCGCGGGACTACTGGAGCGCCACGAGGCCCCCTACCCGATTATCAGCGGCGGCTTTGCGCGTTTCGGCGAAGACAGCGTCAGCGGCCTGGCGAACTACCTCCGCGACCATCAGATCACGGCGGTGGCGGACCTGACTCACCCTTACGCCGCGACGATTTCTTCCAGCGCCGTCCGTGCGGCGCGGCTCCGCGAGATTCCCTGCTGGCGCTTTCAACGTCCGCCTTGGCGGCCGGGACCACAGGATCGCTGGATTGAAACAGACGGCGGCGACGATCTGTTGCACCGACTTGAAGATTATCGACGACCGTTTTTCACCCTGGGACGCAGCGCCTTTCCATTGCTGGCGCAGGCGGAGTCTCTGGGCCTGCCGGCGGAGCAGCGCTGGCTCATTCGCTCCGCGTTGCCGGCGCCCGGTACGCTGGCGTCACGCAACAATATTGATTTCATACAGGCGCGCGGGCCGTTCGCGCTGCAAGAAGAAAGAAATCTGTTCGACGCCTTCGGCGTGGACGCCCTGGTCTGCAAAAACAGCGGCGGCGCGGCCACTGAGGCGAAACTGCAAGTCGCCGCAGAGCGCGGCTTGCCGGTGTTCATGCTGCGGCGTCCGCCAACACCCAGGGCGACACGGGAATTTGACGATCTGGAGCGCTTTATTGAGCACTGCGCCGCCATGACGCTCCCGCTTGGCCCACTGGATCAAACCTATAACAAACACTCTGATAGCGGGCCTTCCTGCGCCCGCGACAGCACACGAGAGGAAAACGATCATGTCTAA
- the cobO gene encoding cob(I)yrinic acid a,c-diamide adenosyltransferase, whose amino-acid sequence MLDENEKHRRRMANKKRIIDERIAQAQEERGVLILLKGNGKGKSSSAFGTMARSLGHGHRCAVIQFIKGRDATGEFLFFKDHPRVDFHVMGHGFTWETQDREQDIAAARQAWALAEQLLTDGSYDFLLFDELSYMVKYGYLPVEPLVKALQNRPQHQNVMITGRTMATELQDIADTISQVQDEKHAFRLGVKAQAGIEY is encoded by the coding sequence ATGCTGGACGAAAACGAAAAACACCGCCGTCGCATGGCCAACAAGAAGCGCATCATTGACGAGCGCATTGCGCAAGCCCAGGAAGAGCGCGGCGTGCTTATCCTGCTCAAGGGCAATGGCAAAGGCAAAAGCAGTTCCGCCTTCGGCACCATGGCGCGCTCCCTCGGTCACGGCCACCGTTGCGCGGTGATTCAATTTATCAAAGGCAGAGACGCCACCGGCGAATTTCTGTTTTTCAAAGATCATCCCCGTGTGGACTTTCACGTCATGGGCCACGGCTTCACCTGGGAAACCCAGGATCGCGAGCAGGACATCGCCGCCGCCCGTCAGGCCTGGGCCTTGGCGGAGCAACTGCTGACGGACGGCAGCTATGATTTTCTACTGTTCGACGAATTGAGCTACATGGTCAAGTACGGCTATCTGCCGGTGGAGCCCTTGGTAAAGGCGCTTCAAAACCGCCCACAGCATCAAAACGTGATGATCACCGGGCGCACCATGGCGACGGAGTTGCAGGACATCGCCGACACCATCAGTCAGGTGCAGGATGAAAAGCATGCGTTCCGTCTGGGCGTGAAGGCGCAAGCAGGAATCGAATATTAG
- the cobI gene encoding precorrin-2 C(20)-methyltransferase, which translates to MTTPISTGVFFGVGVGPGDPELLTLKAVRRLQQADALAYIVNSDGHSLAKQIASPHLRTEAQTQLPIRIEMCSDRRQAEQAYDEAAASIARLLDQGQDLAFLCEGDPLFYGSFAYLLARLAPKYPCVAIPGISSPQAASAVTLLPLALQHENLAVISARCPDAELLDALSRFDNLAILKGGRKRSRVLELIAATGRTRDAVYLEHLTQTQQRVVRDVTTLDDEPGPYFSLFLVCRRKGTS; encoded by the coding sequence ATGACGACACCCATTTCCACCGGCGTGTTTTTCGGCGTCGGCGTCGGTCCTGGCGATCCGGAGCTGCTGACGCTGAAAGCCGTACGCCGTCTGCAGCAGGCGGATGCGCTCGCATACATCGTCAATAGCGACGGCCATTCCCTGGCCAAGCAAATCGCATCGCCACATCTGCGCACTGAGGCGCAAACGCAACTGCCGATTCGCATCGAAATGTGCAGTGATCGACGTCAGGCGGAGCAGGCTTATGATGAAGCCGCCGCCAGCATCGCCCGCTTGCTGGATCAGGGGCAGGATTTGGCGTTTCTGTGCGAAGGCGACCCGCTGTTTTACGGCTCTTTCGCCTATCTGCTGGCGCGCCTCGCGCCAAAGTATCCCTGCGTCGCCATCCCCGGGATCAGTTCGCCCCAGGCCGCCTCCGCCGTCACCTTGTTGCCTCTGGCGTTGCAGCATGAAAATCTGGCGGTGATCAGCGCCCGTTGCCCGGATGCGGAACTGCTCGACGCGCTGTCCCGCTTCGATAATCTGGCGATTCTCAAAGGCGGACGCAAACGCAGCCGCGTACTGGAACTGATCGCCGCCACCGGCCGCACGAGAGATGCCGTGTATCTGGAGCACCTGACTCAGACGCAGCAGCGCGTCGTGCGCGACGTGACTACGCTTGATGACGAGCCCGGCCCTTACTTCTCCCTGTTTCTGGTATGTCGCCGCAAGGGAACGTCATGA
- a CDS encoding CbtA family protein: MLIQRIILASLLVGLLAGGLLSAVQHSQVTSIILEAETYEGDEAPEPVAVAEHQHAATGAHHSHEHDHGAAESGGHHHGEDAWAPEDGLERTLYTLLANVLAGIGFSALMLACMTAARLSGKGGAGWGAGLLWGLAGYGVFFVAPALGLPPEIPGMQAAALENRQLWWIATALVTAIGFALLAFAPAWKKLGGLPLLIIPHLVGAPHANAPEFAAANPQALQALQMLHHQFITAATLTNALFWVIVGLACAWFLRRWSSQDVARQAR, encoded by the coding sequence ATGTTGATTCAGCGTATTATCCTGGCGTCGCTGCTGGTTGGCCTGTTGGCTGGCGGGCTGTTGAGCGCCGTACAACACTCCCAGGTCACCAGCATTATTCTGGAGGCGGAAACCTACGAAGGCGATGAAGCGCCAGAGCCCGTTGCCGTGGCGGAGCACCAGCACGCGGCGACGGGCGCCCATCACTCCCATGAGCACGATCACGGCGCGGCGGAATCTGGCGGCCATCACCATGGCGAAGACGCCTGGGCGCCAGAGGACGGTCTGGAGCGCACCCTGTACACCCTGCTTGCCAACGTGCTCGCCGGAATCGGCTTCAGTGCGCTCATGCTGGCCTGTATGACCGCCGCCAGACTCAGCGGCAAAGGCGGCGCAGGCTGGGGCGCGGGATTATTATGGGGACTGGCGGGCTATGGCGTTTTCTTTGTCGCTCCCGCCCTGGGACTGCCGCCGGAGATTCCCGGCATGCAGGCCGCCGCACTGGAAAATCGCCAGTTGTGGTGGATCGCCACCGCCCTGGTTACTGCGATCGGTTTCGCCTTGCTGGCGTTCGCACCGGCATGGAAAAAGCTGGGCGGACTGCCTCTGCTGATTATTCCGCATTTGGTCGGCGCGCCGCACGCCAATGCGCCGGAGTTCGCCGCCGCCAACCCACAGGCTCTGCAGGCGCTACAGATGCTGCATCATCAATTCATCACCGCCGCCACCCTGACCAACGCGCTGTTCTGGGTGATCGTCGGACTGGCCTGCGCCTGGTTCCTGCGCCGTTGGAGCAGCCAGGACGTCGCGCGGCAGGCGCGCTGA